The nucleotide window GTTTGCGAAGAACCCGATTTTACTGATGACCCCACTTTTGATGCACGGGTAGCCGAACAGCAACTTAAAGAACAAAATAACTACACAAGCCGGCCTCGTCCCGACCAAAAGCTTCGTACCCTTGTCCAATCAGCAGGCACGCAACAGCGCTCTTATGGTGATTACTTCCCCTTGGTTCTCGAAGGCGCTATGCTTCCTCTGGCCCTATTGGCTGTGTTTTTGGGGTGTGAATCTGAAGAAGAATGTGACCCTAAACCTGCCCCAGATCCCGATCATGCCGAAGTGGGACATGGAGAAGAAAGTAAGAAAACCGGGCATCTTCCGGCCGTATTGACCCTTTCGGGGACTACCCCCACCAATGACGAAATCAAAGCCGCTATCAAAAAAGCCCTCAATGATAATTTGGATTTTGAAAAACTCGTAATGGGGGGTGGGTTAAGGGAAGATGATGATGGAAACTTTATTCGTCCTGCCAATGGAGTTTTAGCACGTCAAGATATAGATACCATCGAAAGGATGTTAAAAAGTGGTCGGACGCCAGAACAATTAAGAGCTTTATCAGATTATCGCGAAATGGTGGATGACCCTTGGGCTTATTTCTCCGGAGAAATGGCTCAAGATGTTTGCGGGCAACCCTTAACTACAGCAGCCATTACTCCAGGCACCCTCCAACACACCTACAGACGTGGCATTGGTCCAGATGCCTATATGGAAACTCCCGAATGGCCTGCTCTGTGTGGAACTGACTATCAGAATCCAGCGCATCAGTCCTGTGAGGCTGCAAAACCAGAACAAGGGATTTTTGATGTTCAGGTCAACTTGAAAGACAATGGGTTTGTGGATGTCCATATTACTCTTGATGGTAAAACAGATCCCAATGGAAGAAAATTTCCTGCTTTTTGGGGAAGCTTTATTGCTTACAATTTAGTAAAAGGAGGATCAACGGGAGCCATAGAGGATCCAACCACCCCCCTGATGATGAATATTGGTCGCATGGAAATTGATCTGCACAATGTGTACCGTGTTCTAAAAGTTCAAAAGAATGGGGAAGGGAAAGTGGATATGTCTTGTGAAAATCCCCAAACCCATCAAGCCACACCTTGCCCTTGCCCCGATGATGCCGATGAAACCCAATGTACAAATATAGTTCTTGCCTATCAAGATCGCCCAAAAGATAGTGATGTTGCTGTTCGTATAGAGCCGTACGAAAATTGTTGGGATTATTTTCAGAAAAAGTTTCCTGGATTTGATCATAGCATTCCTTTTGGATGTTTTTGCGATGGAGATTCCTTTCCCTTTCTCATTGATATCACAACGTCTCAAGGTGGGGCTCTTTACTTATCTGCAGATCATGGTCGCAATACGGCTTTGCTTACTTTGACCAAAAATAAGCTAGAACGTAACTTGAAAAATTTCCTTGTTTGTCCCAGTTTTTAATTTGAGAGCCTGGTTGAATGCGGTTGATAAATTTACCAATCCACTAAATTAAACATCTCTCCCACCACTGGTTCCCCAAATCTTCCTACAGTCAAACTAGGGGTTGCTGTTACGGCTATTCGGCGTTTGTTATCTCTGTAGGTAACCGTGCCTGTGGGTGAAACACTTAATCCAGGTGCATCGGGATCAGGTTCGCTTGGGGAGGTAAGGGCGCCTACAAGAGCCGCGGCACCAAATGTTATGGGACCAAGGTAAACAGGATGGGGCAGATTTCTTGTAAGGAAGTTTCCATTTTCTGGATTCCAGAAAAACGAAGGTTCTCCGATACTTTTTTTACCATAAAGTTGCATGGTACGGATATTGGCTACTGAGGCAGCTAAGAAGGGTAGCCCATCTTGAATATGTTCCCATGCTTGCTTGAATGTGGAAACCTTGCCTAAATCTGTAAAGGCCCTACCGAAATATTTTCCTGTATATAATCCTGTTTGATATTCAGAAGAGATGTGAAGGACTCCATAACCTCCCCGAATCAATCCTGGTAAATTGGCGATGACAGCTCTGTCATCATTGGCAGCTGGGTCCAAAAGGACAAAAGCAGCGGGAATATCTGTCCGATCAGCAATGCGGCGATTGACATGACCCCAAGCAAAGCCTAATTCAGGTTTGCCCAACGACAGCATGTATTCAGCACCAGAAATTACCGTTATATCTCTATCTCTTTCTGCCTGGTTCCCATCGGTTTTAGAATCTGTGGCCAAGGTCATTAATTGATTGACTCCCACTTGGCCCGCTCCGACAGCTGCAACAAGAACCCCACGTAACACAAATCCCCCGAAAGAATCGGGTGCTTCTGCTCCCAAAATGTCATAGTAGGTTAAAAGTTGGCCATTCATGGCGGCAGTCATCAGTTGCCCACGCAAGGCAGCCTCAAGGACTCTGGGGGGAACGGTAAGAGGTTGATAGGGTTCGTCTGTGACAGTTACGGAATCGTTGATGGGGGAATCGTTGGCTGGTGTTTCCCCCTCGTTTTCATCTTTGCATAAATCCTCATTGACCCATTCTTCTTGGGTTGGGAAATCCGTTTCTTTTAACCAATCTGTGACAGTAAGGGGTGTGCGTCCAGCAGCTTTTTCTTTAGCTCTATAGGCTAAATATTGTTCGTCACGATATGCAAAATAACTTCCCTTGGCATTGTTTGTACAATTGCGCCCTTCAAGAATTTCTTTTCGTTTTTGAAGTTTATCAAAGCGGGTTTGAAGTTTACGGCTTAAAACTGCATTTTGGAATATGTCAAAGGGAACTTCTAGGAATTGAATGCCTTGTTCAGGAAAAGCAAGTCGGGCATGAATGGTGGCACTTAGATTGGCTGCTTCAGTTACTTCTGCGACTATGTTCCCATAGCTTCTCAGGGTTCCGTCGCTGATTCCAGTGCCTTTGAAGATTCCTAGAAAATCTACGGTATCAACAAGGCTTTTACTCGGCTTGCCCGCTGATTTAACGTCACCAGAAGGTTTTGAATATTTGGCAGGAATGAGAAAAATTCCGAGGTAGGCCGCATTGCGGATGAATCTTGCAATGGCTTCGGCTTCTTTTTCAGCAGGAGTGAGTTGAGAATCTTCCGGTCCAAGCAAACTCATGTCGGGAAATGGGGAATCCAAAAGTTGAAGTTCCAAGCTCCAGTTGCTGTTTGGAGCCCATTTGCGACCACCGGTAGCCAATGACTTAGATACCAAGTTAACCATGGGGACTACAAGATCCCAACCCCGAATATAAGAGTAATCAATATTTTTTTCGCGAGTGAATCCTTTTTCGTGCAGCACTTTATATTCATCTTCCAATTTTTTCAGTTCATCAGCATCAGATACTGTTGCCTTAATTTGCTCATAAAGAGCTGTTAATTTTTGTTGTTCTTCTTTTAATTGATCAGAAGTAAATTCAAGTTTCCCTTTTTGTTTTGTGACCTCATCCCTGCGAGAATTGATGTAACGCCCTAAAGCTTGAATTTTGTTGTCGATATCTGCGTTTTCAACCAAGTACTTACTTGCCTCGGGCGGATTGGCAACAGGAGCTGGCGTGTCGGGAAGTGTATTGTTTACCTTCTCCAAATACTTCACCGCTTTTTCATACGACTGATTGCCAGGGGTATATTTATTGTCAGGGTTATAAAGTTTCAGGAATTCTTTTTCTGCGGGGGTTGGGTCTGGGATACCTGTGAGTGCTCGGTACAAAACAAGGATTGGGTTGTCCTTGTTTGTTTCGATGATTCCCCTCACACGATTTAAGGCGGCCGAAGGGCCCCTTCGGCCGGTTCCCATTCCGGTTTCAATTTGTTCCAGACATGTTTTTGCCTCGGCGTATATGTCGGCTTTGTCTCCACCGGGAATGTCGGTGCTGTTGTAGGCGTTGTTGGAGTTGTAGGCTGTTAGAAATTTTTGTTCTTCGGCGTTGGGATCAGAAATGCCTGTGAGGGCTCGGTATAATTCAAGAGGGTGCCTGTCTTTATAAGTTTCAATTGTCAGCTTAAGGCGATCCAGCGAACTATGTACGGGTGTTGTAGACATGGTTTTCTCGTTGTTATTATCGGGGATCTTTTTGAAAGGTTGCGGAAGGACGAAACAATTTTTGATGCGGTGAGTTAGGAAAAAAATTAGAAAATTTATATTTGATATTGAAAAAAGAGGGAGAGTCCGAAAATTTTTTTGCGGAGGGGGGGGGATTCGAACCCCCGGTACAGCTTTTCAACCGTACAACGGTTTAGCAAACCGCCGCCTTAAGCCACTCGGCCACCCCTCCAAATTTGCCAGGCAAATTTCCTCTATTTCCTAATGCTATTTTCCATAATGTAAATCTAGAAAATGGCATTGAAAAACTGAAAATAGAGGTAAAAAAAATAATGCCAACTAAACCAGAAAGTTTTGGATAACTCAAGTAATTCCTTGAAGTGCATTGTGAAAACCTTTAAAGTATCTGCCATATGTATGAACATACAGACCAAATTAAACGGGTTACCTTAAATCTGCCCAAAAAGCTGCTTAAAGAGGCATTGTCCATCAGTAAAAAAAATATGACTGAAACCATCGTGATGGGTTTGGAGTTTTTGCGTCGGCACCGTGCTTTTGAAAAAGCAAAAAAAATGAAAGGCAAGATCAGGCTTAACCTTGATATAGACAATGCCCGTGGACGTAATCATTGATACCAATATCTGGATTGATTTTTTTGGGAATGAGTCCGATCCCACCTTGGAAACAATCCTTAGTGAAGGAAGGGGCTACCTAACACCCATTATTGTGTCTGAGTTGATCAGTGGTTGTCGCAATGTAAAAGACGAAGAACAAATCATCAGCCTGATACGTGATCTTCCTGTTATTGATTGCCCTCTTGACCACTGGGAGAGGGTGGGGTATTTGCGTCGCCTTTGTCAAAAAAAGGGAATCAACTTAACAATACCTGATGCCCATATTGCGCAGTGTACCCTGGATATGGATGGGCTTCTTTTGACACGTGATCAGGTATTTATCAAAGCCGCGAGAGTCATCGGCTTGAGATTATTTTAAGGAAGGGTGGCCGAGTGGTTGATGGCACCGGTCTTGAAAACCGGCATCCCTTTACGGGGATCGTGGGTTCGAATCCCACCCCTTCCGCATGCAATACTGCACTTTTGGTCGAACGGGCGAAAAAGTTTCTGAAATTGGGCATGGTACCTGGGCCATGGGCAATATGTGGGGGCCGCGGGATGATCGCGGGGCCATTGATGCCATGGTCAAAGCCCTTGAGCTGGGGGTTAATTTCATCGATACCGCTTGGGCTTATGGAGAGGGGCATAGCGAGGAACTCATTGCCGCCGCATTAAATCATGCCAAAAAGAAAAAAATCTTCATTGCCACCAAAGTGCCGCCTAAAAATCACCAATGGCCGGCACGGCATAATACTTCGGTGCAAGAATGTTTCCCTGCCGATCACATCATTGAATACACCGAAAAAAGTTTGAAAAATTTACGTGTCGAATGTGTTGACCTGCAGCAGTTGCATGTGTGGAGCGATTCATGGATGAATGATCTTTCGTGGTTGAGTGCGGTGGAAAAATTAAAATCCGAAGGAAAAATCCGTTTTTTTGGTGTTTCAATTAATGACCACGAACCCAATACAGCCCTTAAAATTGTTGAAAGCGGGCTTATTGATAGTGTCCAAGTCATTTACAATATTTTTGACCAGACTCCTGAAGAAAAACTTTTTCCCGCGTGCTTAAAACATAATGTGGCCGTGATTGCACGGGTGCCCTTTGATGAAGGCGGGCTCACCGGTAATTTAAGGCCCGATACTGTTTTTCATAAAAATGATTGGCGGAAAATTTATTTCAAAGGAGATAGGCTTTTAGAAACCTGGGAGCATGTCCAGAAATTGCAATTTCTGTTAAACGATACCGACAAAACCATGGCCCAGGCGGCCTTAAGGTTTTGCCTTTCACATCCGGCTGTTTCCACTGTCATTCCGGGCATGCGACGAATTTTGCATGTTGAACAAAATTGTGCTGTATCCAATGGTGTTTTGTATTCGAGAGATGAATTGGCCGAAATAAAAAAACATGCCTGGCCAAGGAATTTTTATCCGCAATATGGATAATACAGAAGGCGTCATTCCCGCCACGTGACCCCGCAACGCGGGGTTCTGTTGGCGGGAATCCAATACTGGGCCCCCGCTCTCAGAAATCCTCGGAGTACCGAGGATTAGCGTGGCGGGGGTGACGACAAAAATTATGATCACGCGCCAAGAATTTGAAAAAATAGAAGAGCAAATCATGGCGCCCTATGCTGTGAGCAGTGGGCGTTCGGAAGGTCGCATTTATCCAGAAAAGGAACATGCCTATCGCACCTGTTTTCAGCGCGACCGCGACCGCGTGATTCATTCGCGCGCTTTTCGCCGGCTTGAATATAAAACACAGGTTTTTGTCAATCATGAGGGCGACTATTACCGCACACGCCTCACCCATAGTTTGGAAGTGGCTCAAATAGCCCGCAGCATTGCCCGCAGTTTGCGGTTGAATGAAGATTTGGCCGAAGGTGTTTCATTGGCGCACGACTTGGGGCATACGCCCTTTGGTCATTCAGGCGAACATGTGATGAGCCGGCTGATGAAGGAATTTGGCGGGTTTGAACATAATAAGCAATCTTTTCGTGTGGTGACACTTTTAGAAGACCGCTATCCTCTTTTTCCCGGATTAAATCTGACCTATGAATTTTTGGAAGGAATTACCAAGCATCGTTCCGAATACGATCTTCCTGAGGGTGGCATTTTTGAGCGAAAAGGGTACCCCACCCTTGAAGCCCAGTTGTGCAATTTTGCCGATGAAATTGCCTACAACAACCACGATATTGATGATGGATTGAAATCGGGCATGATTTCCCTTGAGCAATTAAAAGATGTGGAAATCTGGCAGACCCATTTTGAGCCCATTTGTAAAAAGATGGCCACCCATCCCGTGCAAATGCAGATTTTACAATGTGTACGGGCGCTCATTAATTTTCAGGTGACGGATCTTATTACCGAAACACTTCGAAATATTGAAAAACTGAAAATAAAAAATCTCGACGATGTAAAAGTAAAAGCCAAAAACTGTGTTTCGTTTTCTGAAAAAGTGCAAAAACAAAACCAGGAATTAAAACGTTTTCTTTTGCAGAATTTGTACCGGCATTACCGGGTTATTCGCATGGCTGACAAGGCTGAGCGCATCATCACGGAATTATTCAAGGCCTATGTCAAAAATCCGAAAATCATTCCACCTGATTTCTTGAACCATTATGTTTCCATAAAAAAAATGTTTCCCCAAAAGGCGGAAAAGAATGAATATGGGGAACAAGTCGAGCGCATTGTGTGTGATTACATTGCAGGAATGACCGACAGGTTTGCGCTGGATGAATACAAAAAATTATTCGATCCTCATGAGAAGGTGTAGG belongs to Deltaproteobacteria bacterium GWA2_45_12 and includes:
- a CDS encoding aldo/keto reductase, which produces MQYCTFGRTGEKVSEIGHGTWAMGNMWGPRDDRGAIDAMVKALELGVNFIDTAWAYGEGHSEELIAAALNHAKKKKIFIATKVPPKNHQWPARHNTSVQECFPADHIIEYTEKSLKNLRVECVDLQQLHVWSDSWMNDLSWLSAVEKLKSEGKIRFFGVSINDHEPNTALKIVESGLIDSVQVIYNIFDQTPEEKLFPACLKHNVAVIARVPFDEGGLTGNLRPDTVFHKNDWRKIYFKGDRLLETWEHVQKLQFLLNDTDKTMAQAALRFCLSHPAVSTVIPGMRRILHVEQNCAVSNGVLYSRDELAEIKKHAWPRNFYPQYG
- a CDS encoding deoxyguanosinetriphosphate triphosphohydrolase; amino-acid sequence: MITRQEFEKIEEQIMAPYAVSSGRSEGRIYPEKEHAYRTCFQRDRDRVIHSRAFRRLEYKTQVFVNHEGDYYRTRLTHSLEVAQIARSIARSLRLNEDLAEGVSLAHDLGHTPFGHSGEHVMSRLMKEFGGFEHNKQSFRVVTLLEDRYPLFPGLNLTYEFLEGITKHRSEYDLPEGGIFERKGYPTLEAQLCNFADEIAYNNHDIDDGLKSGMISLEQLKDVEIWQTHFEPICKKMATHPVQMQILQCVRALINFQVTDLITETLRNIEKLKIKNLDDVKVKAKNCVSFSEKVQKQNQELKRFLLQNLYRHYRVIRMADKAERIITELFKAYVKNPKIIPPDFLNHYVSIKKMFPQKAEKNEYGEQVERIVCDYIAGMTDRFALDEYKKLFDPHEKV